The nucleotide sequence CTCAAGGGAATCCCGGTCGAGGCAAGGCCCTCGACCCTGGGCTATCGACTGAGTCGATTTGTCCGGAGGAATCGAGTTGCGGTCGGACTGGCGGTGGTGATGCTCGTCCTGCTCATCGGGGGCATCGTGGGCACGACGGTGGGGATGCTCCGCGCCCGAGCCTCCGAAGCGATGGCGCTCCGCAACGAGGACCGGGCCCGCCGAGCCGTCGAGGAATTGCTGGTCCGGGTGACCGAAAACCAACTCCTGAATGCTCCCGGCCTTCAGGACCTCCGCCGCGAATTGCTCGAATCAGCGCTGGAGTATTATGAAGAATTCCTGGAAGACTCCAGCGACCAGCCCGCACTCCGGGTCAACCTGGCATCCACCTACAATCGGATCGCGAAGATCAACGAAATGATCGGCCGCAATGAGGAGGCCCTCAACGCCGATCGCCAGGCGCTCACGATTCTCGAAGAACTGATCCGATCCGAAACCGCGGATACCCCGGAATCGGTCGATCGCCGACTCGATTACCTTCATGACCACGCAACCGTCCTGAACAGCCTCGGCCTGATCGAACGGCGGATCGGGAGGACCGAGGACGCCCTCTCCTCCTTCGAACGATCTCGCGACAGCGCCCAAACCGTGGTGACAGCTCGACCAGACAGCGCCTTCTATCTGGAGGCCCTGGCCAATGTCGTGAATAACCTTGCCCTGGTGCTTGTCGAGGTTGGTCGGCTTGATGAGGCGATCGATTGTCACGATGAAGCGATTCGCTTGCAGCGATCACTCGTCGAGGGGCAATCTGACAATCTGGATTATCAGGCACAGCTTGCCGATATGCTTATGATTTCGAGCCGTCCTGCATTCATGATCGGAAACGATGACGGTGCCTTGGATGTGTTAGAGCAAAGTCTCTCCCTCTACGAATCCATTCGCGAGCAAGATTCGCGCAACATGCTGGATGCGAACCGCTATTCCCAGGCCCTTTCCCAGTACGCGGTCATTCAGATGTATCAGGGCAAGATCCTTGAGGCGAGGAACGCAACCGGCCGGGCGATTGACTTGCTGGAACCACTCGTGGAATCGAATCCGATGGTGCCCGACTATCAGTCAGACCTGCTCTATCTTTCCAATCTGGCCTGCGAGCTTGACCGGCGCGAAGGGCGCATTGATGAGGCGTTCGATTCGGCCTACGTCGCTGAGAACATTGGAGAGACGCTGATAAAATCACATCCTGACGTGACCGAGTACGTTTCTTATGCGTCAAAGAGTATGAATAATCTGGGTCGGCTGTTCGAAGCGCAAGGTGATCGCGGTAAGGCGCTGGAATATTATGATCGGGCGACAACGCTGCTCGAACAGATTGCCCAGGCCGATCCGATTCATAACTATAACCTTGCCTGCAATGCCGCCCTTGCCGCCCAGGTGGTTGGCGACGACCCCGAACAGCCCACCGAGGAAGACACTCAGGCACGACGGAACCGGAACGATCGAGCCATGAACGCGCTTCGCCGGGCCGTCGATGCAGGGTATGTCCGGATGGAGAACTTGGAGCACGATTCCGACCTGGATGGCCTTCGGAATCGACCCGACTTTCAGGAACTGATCGAGAGCCTCGATTGACGCAAGGACATCCCGTTCCAGGCCCCCCCGATGGGCCGGTTCGATTGCAAGGGGCCGAGGCCGGCGGGTATCGTGAGGATCGAAAGAGGGAACGGGCGACCTGTCCACGGCAGAACGACCCGCTCCCTGGTCCTTTTGAATCGCTCTGAGCCTTCCGAGGGAACATGATGTCCACGGCCACCGCTCCCGAGTTGACCTGTCC is from Tautonia marina and encodes:
- a CDS encoding serine/threonine-protein kinase, with the protein product MNPSAWKRVDELFAAALERPASERSSFLQEACGADTALLREVEALLEADACANDRAFLGKPLGAEFQASRLDPEPDDSLIGHQIGPYEIEALIGRGGMGSVYRAVRREEFTQVVAIKLIKRGMDTDEILRRFRNEMHVQAALGQHPNIAAILDAGTTADHRPYLVMEWIDGLPVETYCERQGLGIPERLRLFRSICEAVQFAHSVAVIHRDLKPSNILVTPAGVPKLIDFGIAKWLNTEESGRADDPSTMPEHRILTPQYASPEQIEGRPLSTATDVYSLGVVLFELLTGERPYRLTTGRMDELIQAVCEQPPPRPSTVVTQLEHRQTPAAPADGLPRTDPVPFESFGSKRKLARQLSGDLDNIVLMALRKEPERRYASVERFSRDIERHLKGIPVEARPSTLGYRLSRFVRRNRVAVGLAVVMLVLLIGGIVGTTVGMLRARASEAMALRNEDRARRAVEELLVRVTENQLLNAPGLQDLRRELLESALEYYEEFLEDSSDQPALRVNLASTYNRIAKINEMIGRNEEALNADRQALTILEELIRSETADTPESVDRRLDYLHDHATVLNSLGLIERRIGRTEDALSSFERSRDSAQTVVTARPDSAFYLEALANVVNNLALVLVEVGRLDEAIDCHDEAIRLQRSLVEGQSDNLDYQAQLADMLMISSRPAFMIGNDDGALDVLEQSLSLYESIREQDSRNMLDANRYSQALSQYAVIQMYQGKILEARNATGRAIDLLEPLVESNPMVPDYQSDLLYLSNLACELDRREGRIDEAFDSAYVAENIGETLIKSHPDVTEYVSYASKSMNNLGRLFEAQGDRGKALEYYDRATTLLEQIAQADPIHNYNLACNAALAAQVVGDDPEQPTEEDTQARRNRNDRAMNALRRAVDAGYVRMENLEHDSDLDGLRNRPDFQELIESLD